Proteins from a genomic interval of Xiphias gladius isolate SHS-SW01 ecotype Sanya breed wild chromosome 23, ASM1685928v1, whole genome shotgun sequence:
- the LOC120785253 gene encoding uncharacterized protein LOC120785253 isoform X3: MLITFYILLMLRVGRCTDEQFFETKTVQLGDNVNLPCTRKSTGTLFWIRLVPGHAAEVLARTFSFMTGDPHITAREEPGKFVLHIAKAKQSDTAVYYCAKIQHKNLTFLKGIDLTIIGKYDKKESEPGITAVPPYTENSVSLWCSVLSDSENETCPNEKCVCYFRAGSQRSHPSIIYPQGNSTCEYERNPEVVSTKKRVFPFSKNISFSDAGTCYCAVATCGTVKGSKLYTEAVNVCHSQRDNTVLFLLCAALAISLIVIAFLIFSNKKLKKNSKGCYATVDLQTDTKASGCQESQQTDGESLVYSAVIFPSTKVNKTGTRETKTAEEESIYTDVRALELD, encoded by the exons ATGctgattacattttatatactaCTGATGCTCAGAGTTGGGC GATGCACAGATGAGCAGTTCTTTGAGACAAAGACTGTTCAACTTGGAGATAATGTGAACCTGCCGTGTACCCGCAAGTCTACGGGAACCTTGTTTTGGATCAGGCTAGTTCCTGGACATGCAGCTGAAGTCTTGGCAAGAACATTTAGCTTCATGACTGGTGATCCTCACATTACAGCCAGGGAGGAGCCTGGAAAATTTGTTCTGCATATtgcaaaagcaaagcaaagtgATACAGCGGTTTACTACTGTGcgaaaatacaacacaaaaacttaacttttttaaaaggaatagaCCTGACAATTATTGGTAAATACGACAAAaaag AATCAGAACCTGGTATCACTGCTGTCCCTCCATACACAGAAaactctgtgtctctctggtgTTCAGTCCTCTCCGACTCTGAAAACGAAACGTGTCcaaatgaaaagtgtgtgtgctatTTTAGAGCTGGATCACAAAGATCTCACCCAAGTATTATTTATCCTCAAGGAAACAGCACTTGTGAATATGAAAGGAACCCTGAGGTGGTCTCAACAAAGAAACGTGTCTTCCCCTTCTCAAAGAACATCAGCTTCTCTGATGCTGGGACTTGTTACTGTGCTGTTGCCACATGTGGAACAGTTAAAGGATCGAAACTTTATACTGAAG CAGTAAACGTTTGCCATTCCCAGAGGGACAATACAGTCCTCTTTCTGTTGTGTGCTGCTTTGGCTATAAGTCTGATTGTTATagcctttctcattttttcaaacaagaaGCTCAAGAAAAACTCTAAGGGTTGTTACG CTACTGTCGATCTGCAAACAGATACAAAAGCCAGTGGTTGTCAGGAAAGTCAACAG ACAGATGGGGAATCATTGGTTTATTCTGCAGTCATTTTCCCCAGTACGAAAGTTAACAAAACAGGGACAAGGGAAACAaagacagcagaagaagagagtaTCTACACTGATGTCAGAGCTCTTGAGTTGGATTAA
- the LOC120785253 gene encoding uncharacterized protein LOC120785253 isoform X4, producing the protein MLITFYILLMLRVGRCTDEQFFETKTVQLGDNVNLPCTRKSTGTLFWIRLVPGHAAEVLARTFSFMTGDPHITAREEPGKFVLHIAKAKQSDTAVYYCAKIQHKNLTFLKGIDLTIIGKYDKKGNSTCEYERNPEVVSTKKRVFPFSKNISFSDAGTCYCAVATCGTVKGSKLYTEAVNVCHSQRDNTVLFLLCAALAISLIVIAFLIFSNKKLKKNSKGCYATVDLQTDTKASGCQESQQMGNHWFILQSFSPVRKLTKQGQGKQRQQKKRVSTLMSELLSWINSLNFAFVTRIYVFVVVFFFKSSFVLKLYLHVL; encoded by the exons ATGctgattacattttatatactaCTGATGCTCAGAGTTGGGC GATGCACAGATGAGCAGTTCTTTGAGACAAAGACTGTTCAACTTGGAGATAATGTGAACCTGCCGTGTACCCGCAAGTCTACGGGAACCTTGTTTTGGATCAGGCTAGTTCCTGGACATGCAGCTGAAGTCTTGGCAAGAACATTTAGCTTCATGACTGGTGATCCTCACATTACAGCCAGGGAGGAGCCTGGAAAATTTGTTCTGCATATtgcaaaagcaaagcaaagtgATACAGCGGTTTACTACTGTGcgaaaatacaacacaaaaacttaacttttttaaaaggaatagaCCTGACAATTATTGGTAAATACGACAAAaaag GAAACAGCACTTGTGAATATGAAAGGAACCCTGAGGTGGTCTCAACAAAGAAACGTGTCTTCCCCTTCTCAAAGAACATCAGCTTCTCTGATGCTGGGACTTGTTACTGTGCTGTTGCCACATGTGGAACAGTTAAAGGATCGAAACTTTATACTGAAG CAGTAAACGTTTGCCATTCCCAGAGGGACAATACAGTCCTCTTTCTGTTGTGTGCTGCTTTGGCTATAAGTCTGATTGTTATagcctttctcattttttcaaacaagaaGCTCAAGAAAAACTCTAAGGGTTGTTACG CTACTGTCGATCTGCAAACAGATACAAAAGCCAGTGGTTGTCAGGAAAGTCAACAG ATGGGGAATCATTGGTTTATTCTGCAGTCATTTTCCCCAGTACGAAAGTTAACAAAACAGGGACAAGGGAAACAaagacagcagaagaagagagtaTCTACACTGATGTCAGAGCTCTTGAGTTGGATTAATAGTCTCAACTTTGCATTTGTTACTCGAATAtatgtctttgttgttgtttttttttttaaatcatcttttgttttgaaattgtatttacatgttttgtaA
- the LOC120785254 gene encoding signal-regulatory protein beta-2-like — translation MLVIIHILFLLRTVRCIDDHIFETKTVDVGVDVTLTCPRQRTWRSQLFWIRLVSGTFPEGLGGTLALDYERVEKTRHITAKQEPGTFALHISETQISDTAVYYCIKVTQLKMTFLKGIFLQIRAPELDITAVTQDLLSDPVRPGDSVTLQCSVLSESKNRACPGDHSVYWFRTGSDESHPGLIDAHGNSGDTCEKISEAQSTQKCVYSFSKNVSSSDAGTYYCAVATCGEILFGNGTKLDIEVVSTCDSQRDNTSVLVLCAALGVSLIVIAVLVFVIGKQSCDCGTAVISLRTNGEAATGNQQSQQTNENSLLYSTINYTRKTAGKAGRRNATAREEVIYSDVRAFVIH, via the exons ATGCTGGTAATAATACATATACTGTTCCTGCTCAGAACTGTGC GATGCATAGATGATCACATCTTTGAGACAAAGACTGTTGATGTTGGAGTCGATGTGACTCTAACATGTCCCCGCCAGAGAACTTGGCGGTCACAATTATTTTGGATCAGGCTTGTTTCTGGAACCTTCCCAGAAGGTTTAGGAGGAACGTTAGCCCTTGATTACGAGCGCGTTGAGAAAACTCGTCACATAACGGCAAAACAAGAGCCTGGAACATTTGCCCTGCATATTTCCGAAACGCAAATAAGCGATACTGCAGTCTACTACTGCATAAAAGTGACACAgcttaaaatgacatttctgaAAGGAATATTTCTGCAAATCAGAG cGCCAGAACTTGATATCACTGCCGTCACTCAAGACCTTCTATCTGATCCGGTCCGTCCAGGAGACTCAGTGACTCTCCAGTGTTCAGTCCTCTCTGAATCTAAGAACAGAGCGTGTCCAGGAGATCACAGTGTGTACTGGTTCAGAACAGGATCGGATGAATCTCATCCCGGATTAATTGATGCTCATGGAAACAGTGGTGATACATGTGAAAAGATCTCTGAAGCTCAGTCTACACAGAAATGTGTCTACAGCTTCTCCAAGAACGTCAGCTCCTCTGATGCTGGGACGTATTATTGTGCGGTGGCCACATGTGGGGAGATATTATTTGGAAATGGAACAAAACTGGACATTGAAG TTGTCAGCACGTGTGATTCACAGAGGGACAATACAAGTGTCCTTGTGTTGTGTGCGGCTTTGGGTGTAAGTCTGATTGTTATAGCCGtccttgtttttgtcattggGAAACAATCTTGTGATTGTGGCACGG cTGTCATCAGTCTGCGAACAAATGGTGAAGCCGCCACGGGTAATCAGCAAAGTCAGCAG acAAATGAGAACTCTTTGCTTTATTCTACAATAAACTACACCAGGAAAACAGCTGGCAAAGCAGGGAGAAGGAATGCAACAGCAAGGGAAGAGGTTATCTACTCTGATGTCAGGGCTTTTGTGATACATTAA
- the LOC120785257 gene encoding uncharacterized protein LOC120785257 → MITLWVTLLFLHHGSSLVPVITVQLGEPANFRCVSHRREISNKCLHWYKQSAGDTLKLVVTLWQMTEKYGPGFSESRLQVNYDENFSNLTILRTIQEDEGMYHCAIRDWIDIKWSVTYLLVKGNTQRASNYTVVQWPTVSDPVRPGDSVTLQCSVLSDSENKTCSGNKSLYWFRAGSDGSHPDIIYSDGNIRDECERRPDARYPPKSCVYRFSKNVNSSDAGTYYCAVATCGKILFGDGTKLQIVPTTHTVFIALAILIVCFVISVIGNVVLICNRRVHGQYKGMESTISKAQNDNSSQKEHDITEAEDKLNYAALNFSARKATRGRKQKEFAEDSVYAQVKS, encoded by the exons ATGATCACGTTGTGGGTTACACtgctttttcttcaccatggaT CTTCGCTGGTTCCAGTGATCACAGTTCAGCTTGGTGAACCTGCAAATTTCAGATGTGTTTCCCATAGGAGAGAGATCAGCAATAAATGCCTACACTGGTACAAGCAGAGTGCTGGGGATACTCTGAAATTAGTGGTGACACTGTggcaaatgacagaaaaatatggaCCAGGGTTTTCTGAATCCAGATTGCAAGTAAATTATGATGAGAATTTTAGCAACCTGACCATTTTGAGGACGATTCAAGAAGATGAGGGAATGTATCACTGTGCAATCCGAGACTGGATTGATATTAAATGGAGTGTGACGTATTTGTTAGTAAAAG GAAACACTCAGAGGGCATCAAACTATACTGTCGTTCAGTGGCCGACAGTATCTGATCCAGTCCGTCCAGGAGACTCGGTCACTCTCCAGTGTTCAGTCCTCTCCGACTCAGAGAACAAAACGTGTTCAGGAAATAAAAGTCTGTACTGGTTCAGAGCCGGATCAGATGGGTCTCATCCAGACATCATCTACAGCGATGGAAATATACGTGACGAGTGTGAGAGGAGACCTGATGCACGTTATCCTCCAAAGAGCTGTGTTTATCGCTTCTCTAAGAACGTCAACTCATCTGATGCTGGGACTTACTACTGTGCCGTGGCCACATGTGGGAAGATCTTATTTGGGGATGGAACGAAGCTGCAAATTG tgccaacaacacatacagtattcatTGCATTGGCAATATTGATAGTCTGCTTCGTCATTTCTGTTATTGGAAATGTTGTCCTCATCTGCAACCGAAGAGTACATGGACAATATAAGG GAATGGAAAGTACTATTTCAAAGGCACAGAATGACAACTCAAGCCAAAAAGAACATGATATC ACTGAAGCTGAGGACAAACTGAACTATGCTGCTTTGAACTTCTCTGCAAGAAAAGcaacaagaggaagaaagcaGAAAGAGTTTGCTGAGGACAGTGTGTACGCTCAGGTTAAAAGCTAA
- the LOC120785253 gene encoding uncharacterized protein LOC120785253 isoform X1 — MLITFYILLMLRVGRCTDEQFFETKTVQLGDNVNLPCTRKSTGTLFWIRLVPGHAAEVLARTFSFMTGDPHITAREEPGKFVLHIAKAKQSDTAVYYCAKIQHKNLTFLKGIDLTIIGKYDKKESEPGITAVPPYTENSVSLWCSVLSDSENETCPNEKCVCYFRAGSQRSHPSIIYPQGNSTCEYERNPEVVSTKKRVFPFSKNISFSDAGTCYCAVATCGTVKGSKLYTEAVNVCHSQRDNTVLFLLCAALAISLIVIAFLIFSNKKLKKNSKGCYATVDLQTDTKASGCQESQQMGNHWFILQSFSPVRKLTKQGQGKQRQQKKRVSTLMSELLSWINSLNFAFVTRIYVFVVVFFFKSSFVLKLYLHVL, encoded by the exons ATGctgattacattttatatactaCTGATGCTCAGAGTTGGGC GATGCACAGATGAGCAGTTCTTTGAGACAAAGACTGTTCAACTTGGAGATAATGTGAACCTGCCGTGTACCCGCAAGTCTACGGGAACCTTGTTTTGGATCAGGCTAGTTCCTGGACATGCAGCTGAAGTCTTGGCAAGAACATTTAGCTTCATGACTGGTGATCCTCACATTACAGCCAGGGAGGAGCCTGGAAAATTTGTTCTGCATATtgcaaaagcaaagcaaagtgATACAGCGGTTTACTACTGTGcgaaaatacaacacaaaaacttaacttttttaaaaggaatagaCCTGACAATTATTGGTAAATACGACAAAaaag AATCAGAACCTGGTATCACTGCTGTCCCTCCATACACAGAAaactctgtgtctctctggtgTTCAGTCCTCTCCGACTCTGAAAACGAAACGTGTCcaaatgaaaagtgtgtgtgctatTTTAGAGCTGGATCACAAAGATCTCACCCAAGTATTATTTATCCTCAAGGAAACAGCACTTGTGAATATGAAAGGAACCCTGAGGTGGTCTCAACAAAGAAACGTGTCTTCCCCTTCTCAAAGAACATCAGCTTCTCTGATGCTGGGACTTGTTACTGTGCTGTTGCCACATGTGGAACAGTTAAAGGATCGAAACTTTATACTGAAG CAGTAAACGTTTGCCATTCCCAGAGGGACAATACAGTCCTCTTTCTGTTGTGTGCTGCTTTGGCTATAAGTCTGATTGTTATagcctttctcattttttcaaacaagaaGCTCAAGAAAAACTCTAAGGGTTGTTACG CTACTGTCGATCTGCAAACAGATACAAAAGCCAGTGGTTGTCAGGAAAGTCAACAG ATGGGGAATCATTGGTTTATTCTGCAGTCATTTTCCCCAGTACGAAAGTTAACAAAACAGGGACAAGGGAAACAaagacagcagaagaagagagtaTCTACACTGATGTCAGAGCTCTTGAGTTGGATTAATAGTCTCAACTTTGCATTTGTTACTCGAATAtatgtctttgttgttgtttttttttttaaatcatcttttgttttgaaattgtatttacatgttttgtaA
- the LOC120785258 gene encoding uncharacterized protein LOC120785258 isoform X2 produces MIGRLAAVILLGIVSLIQTAEVPHQIPLIVVELGGNATLQCPVSEREGKFFHWYKQAPGYMVQTVATGTYSKQTLSGQFENPRFSVTEGDSQYLLTIRNVIKEDEATYFCQSGTAYSQSFANVIFLAVNDWNQQKYVHVKQRPETASVQLGNTVTLRCSLLSEDMEARVQCPGEHSVHWFRAGSGELHPGIFYTHRNRSDEQEGRSCAYSLSKTIQDSSDTGTYYCAVVTCGEILFGEGTKVETRSKLDPVVFVLGVLLALCVIVIAILIFSRD; encoded by the exons ATGATTGGACGACTGGCTGCTGTGATTCTTCTTGGTATAGTTT CTCTGATTCAAACTGCAGAGGTTCCTCACCAGATCCCTTTGATTGTGGTTGAACTTGGTGGGAATGCTACTTTGCAATGTCCGGTCTCCGAGAGGGAAGGCAAATTCTTTCACTGGTATAAGCAGGCTCCCGGATATATGGTCCAAACAGTTGCTACAGGAACTTACTCCAAGCAGACACTAAGTGGACAATTTGAGAACCCACGATTCAGTGTCACAGAGGGGGACTCTCAGTATCTTCTTACCATCAGAAATGTAATCAAAGAAGATGAGGCAACATACTTCTGTCAAAGTGGAACAGCGTATTCACAGAGCTTTGCTAATGTCATCTTCCTGGCAGTAAATG ATTGGAATCAGCAGAAATATGTCCACGTGAAACAAAGACCGGAGACAGCATCAGTCCAGTTGGGGAACACAGTCACTCTGCGGTGTTCACTTCTCTCCGAGGACATGGAAGCCAGAGTCCAGTGTCCAGGTGAACACAGTGTGCACTGGTTCAGAGCTGGATCAGGGGAACTTCATCCAGGCATCTTTTACACTCACAGGAACAGGAGTGATGAACAAGAGGGAAGGAGCTGTGCCTACAGTTTATCCAAAACTATACAGGACTCCTCTGATACTGGGACCTACTACTGTGCTGTGGTCACATGTGGAGAGATCCTGTTTGGTGAAGGAACTAAAGTGGAGACAA GATCCAAGTTGGACCCAGTTGTCTTTGTTCTTGGGGTACTGTTGGCTCTCTGTGTGATTGTGATTGCCATCCTTATTTTCTCAAGAGACTGA
- the LOC120785258 gene encoding uncharacterized protein LOC120785258 isoform X1, whose amino-acid sequence MIGRLAAVILLGIVSLIQTAEVPHQIPLIVVELGGNATLQCPVSEREGKFFHWYKQAPGYMVQTVATGTYSKQTLSGQFENPRFSVTEGDSQYLLTIRNVIKEDEATYFCQSGTAYSQSFANVIFLAVNDWNQQKYVHVKQRPETASVQLGNTVTLRCSLLSEDMEARVQCPGEHSVHWFRAGSGELHPGIFYTHRNRSDEQEGRSCAYSLSKTIQDSSDTGTYYCAVVTCGEILFGEGTKVETNFLDPGRHRKNQGTPFANCGKCKSQFGSYRSPSY is encoded by the exons ATGATTGGACGACTGGCTGCTGTGATTCTTCTTGGTATAGTTT CTCTGATTCAAACTGCAGAGGTTCCTCACCAGATCCCTTTGATTGTGGTTGAACTTGGTGGGAATGCTACTTTGCAATGTCCGGTCTCCGAGAGGGAAGGCAAATTCTTTCACTGGTATAAGCAGGCTCCCGGATATATGGTCCAAACAGTTGCTACAGGAACTTACTCCAAGCAGACACTAAGTGGACAATTTGAGAACCCACGATTCAGTGTCACAGAGGGGGACTCTCAGTATCTTCTTACCATCAGAAATGTAATCAAAGAAGATGAGGCAACATACTTCTGTCAAAGTGGAACAGCGTATTCACAGAGCTTTGCTAATGTCATCTTCCTGGCAGTAAATG ATTGGAATCAGCAGAAATATGTCCACGTGAAACAAAGACCGGAGACAGCATCAGTCCAGTTGGGGAACACAGTCACTCTGCGGTGTTCACTTCTCTCCGAGGACATGGAAGCCAGAGTCCAGTGTCCAGGTGAACACAGTGTGCACTGGTTCAGAGCTGGATCAGGGGAACTTCATCCAGGCATCTTTTACACTCACAGGAACAGGAGTGATGAACAAGAGGGAAGGAGCTGTGCCTACAGTTTATCCAAAACTATACAGGACTCCTCTGATACTGGGACCTACTACTGTGCTGTGGTCACATGTGGAGAGATCCTGTTTGGTGAAGGAACTAAAGTGGAGACAA ATTTTCTGGATCCAGGACGTCACAGAAAGAATCAAGGGACCCCTTTCGCTAACTGTGGAAAATGCAAGTCTCAATTTGGATCATATCGTTCCCCCTCTTACTAA
- the LOC120785253 gene encoding uncharacterized protein LOC120785253 isoform X2: protein MLITFYILLMLRVGRCTDEQFFETKTVQLGDNVNLPCTRKSTGTLFWIRLVPGHAAEVLARTFSFMTGDPHITAREEPGKFVLHIAKAKQSDTAVYYCAKIQHKNLTFLKGIDLTIIGKYDKKESEPGITAVPPYTENSVSLWCSVLSDSENETCPNEKCVCYFRAGSQRSHPSIIYPQGNSTCEYERNPEVVSTKKRVFPFSKNISFSDAGTCYCAVATCGTVKGSKLYTEVNVCHSQRDNTVLFLLCAALAISLIVIAFLIFSNKKLKKNSKGCYATVDLQTDTKASGCQESQQMGNHWFILQSFSPVRKLTKQGQGKQRQQKKRVSTLMSELLSWINSLNFAFVTRIYVFVVVFFFKSSFVLKLYLHVL from the exons ATGctgattacattttatatactaCTGATGCTCAGAGTTGGGC GATGCACAGATGAGCAGTTCTTTGAGACAAAGACTGTTCAACTTGGAGATAATGTGAACCTGCCGTGTACCCGCAAGTCTACGGGAACCTTGTTTTGGATCAGGCTAGTTCCTGGACATGCAGCTGAAGTCTTGGCAAGAACATTTAGCTTCATGACTGGTGATCCTCACATTACAGCCAGGGAGGAGCCTGGAAAATTTGTTCTGCATATtgcaaaagcaaagcaaagtgATACAGCGGTTTACTACTGTGcgaaaatacaacacaaaaacttaacttttttaaaaggaatagaCCTGACAATTATTGGTAAATACGACAAAaaag AATCAGAACCTGGTATCACTGCTGTCCCTCCATACACAGAAaactctgtgtctctctggtgTTCAGTCCTCTCCGACTCTGAAAACGAAACGTGTCcaaatgaaaagtgtgtgtgctatTTTAGAGCTGGATCACAAAGATCTCACCCAAGTATTATTTATCCTCAAGGAAACAGCACTTGTGAATATGAAAGGAACCCTGAGGTGGTCTCAACAAAGAAACGTGTCTTCCCCTTCTCAAAGAACATCAGCTTCTCTGATGCTGGGACTTGTTACTGTGCTGTTGCCACATGTGGAACAGTTAAAGGATCGAAACTTTATACTGAAG TAAACGTTTGCCATTCCCAGAGGGACAATACAGTCCTCTTTCTGTTGTGTGCTGCTTTGGCTATAAGTCTGATTGTTATagcctttctcattttttcaaacaagaaGCTCAAGAAAAACTCTAAGGGTTGTTACG CTACTGTCGATCTGCAAACAGATACAAAAGCCAGTGGTTGTCAGGAAAGTCAACAG ATGGGGAATCATTGGTTTATTCTGCAGTCATTTTCCCCAGTACGAAAGTTAACAAAACAGGGACAAGGGAAACAaagacagcagaagaagagagtaTCTACACTGATGTCAGAGCTCTTGAGTTGGATTAATAGTCTCAACTTTGCATTTGTTACTCGAATAtatgtctttgttgttgtttttttttttaaatcatcttttgttttgaaattgtatttacatgttttgtaA